The Eulemur rufifrons isolate Redbay chromosome 3, OSU_ERuf_1, whole genome shotgun sequence DNA segment TAATTATTCTTTGACTTTGTATGAGAGTTTATCGATTCTCCTTTCCTTGTTTAAATATCAGCTTACCTATAGGACAGTAATGGTTAGTGACCTAGATATCTAAGTAAATATACCCTATCTTAATTCCTATAGCAGAGCCTTGTTCATGTTTCATAGATTCACTATTTTTTCTCTActcatcatttttatcttttctggaaATTAGCACTAAATGTTCACATTGTTCCCAGCTTGGAAacgcttctctccctccctttgatGGGATGTAGTTTTTCAGACTTGCCCActgattgactttttttttttttttgttccatagCCAGAAGAAATTCAACAGCAGATTGTTCGAGAGACTTTCCATCTAGTTCTCAAGCGAGATGACAACATTTGTAACTTCTTGGAGGGTGGAAGGTAAACTGTTAGCTTCAGTTTTCTCCCCATATACCCACATTTGGGTGGCCTTCATCATTGTTGCTTCTTCTGGCAGTGTCAAGTGGGTACCTGATTCAAGTTGAACTGGTTTTAGCATGATCTGCTCAGGGTGAGACCTGATTCTCTGTGAGAAGCTGTTGAATTATTGTGCTTCAGATATTACTCATTTAGATGTTGGCCCTTGGGAGGATAGGCAGGAGAAAAGGTGAGGTAAAGTGGCTTTAGGTGCCTATGCCAAACTTGGTTGCCATTCACCTGGTAGAAATGGCCTGCCTCTAGCGTTTGGCTTTCCCCTTTCTATTGggccctttttcattttttggcatAAGGTTTCTCTTTGATGTGTTTAATTAAGATACAGGCAtttatggccaggtgtggtggctcacacctatactcctagcactttgggaggctgaggcagaaggattgcttgaggccaggagttggagaccagcctgggcaacatagcgagacctcatctttaacaaaaaaaaattaaaaaattagctagacatgGTGGCTTGTGGTTgtatagtcctggctacttgggaagctgaggtaggaggattccttgagccctgGGGTTTGAagttgcaataagctatgatcatgccactgcactccagcctgggtgacatagtgagactgtctcttaaaaaataaaataagtccaAGATATAAGCATTTAAATGTTTCCCATCTTCCACAGTTTGATTGGTGGCTCTGACTACAAACTGATTTACCGACACTACGCTACCCTCTACTTTGTATTTTGTGTGGATTCGTCAGAGAGTGAACTTGGGATCTTGGACCTCATCCAGGTATGTGTAGTCAGCTAATGATGGCAGCAACTTTGGAGAGTCAGCACAGAATTTTTGAGTAACCAGCCTATGGATGCCTTTGTCTGTCTCCTTATTGATATTGGTGAAAGTTGCCAGATGTCCACCAGATGGTGCTCTGGGAAAGCTCCTGAGCTGTTCTCTCAGAGCTTTTGGATTTATTGGTTTCTACCCAGCCTTTGCACTGCCCTTGGTTTTCAtgttttgcatcttttttttttcaactatcaaatcaaatgacattttaaaaaattttaccttttattttcacttataaCTCTAGcctaaaacaaagaaacttgATGTTTTAGTAAGTCTATGCAATCTCGATGTAAGTAAACGTGAATTTTGTTAGGCTCTTTGAAAATTAGAAgttgtttaagattgttttcctATCTTCATAGAAACTGAGATATGTAAAAACCCTCACTTGGGAACCATTCATTTGATACAATTCCATCATTTTATCCATGAGATTTTAAGTGGgctttttaaaatgacttgaaTAAGCCCTGTAGATAGAAAGTACTCAGATAGAACCTTACATTGAAAACGTAGTTAACAACAGTTGTGGAAAGAAAATTCTCTAGCTATAAAATGTAAACTTTACATGCTTAgaactatatttattttgttaagatAAAGTTAAAGAAGCTAATTTAATATACCTaggaacaaataaatggaaattttggatatatatttttgtttctaattcacCAAACTCTTATAGATATAAAGTGTTGTTCTACATGGGCATagcagcttttaaattttatttattttatacatgtatttatacccattcacatttggaaaattattaatataattaaattaatatcatGTGCACTTATACATAAAagtatgaataaacaaatgatgaAAACGTCTAAGAAAAGATTCatttctgagatttttctttaggtcttctttttttttttttaattctgatagATTTAGGAGCACAAGTagcttttggttacatggatgaattgtatagtggtgatgtctggatttttagtgtacattgcacccagtaggtgatttttcttccctgacttccttctctctctcccgccttctgagtctccattgtccattGTCCCACTCTGTATGCCCTTGCATACCCATAGCATAGCTCCCACTTATACGTGAGAACAtctgagataatttttaaatgctttcttaaCACTTAAGTCAGATTGGACATTGAAAGTTAGCATAGCATAAGAGAAAAAGCTCAAGATCTAGCATCAGAAAACCTGGGTTTGAGTCATGGATCCACTATGTTAATTTATAATGCCTCCAGTACTTGGAGCTTATTCATTCCTAGCTCCAAGGACTGAAACATGTCATTTAAATTTCTATTCAGAAGTACATCACATATGTCtgaattttatattaatcatGCCTACATTTTCCATGTGTGGGTTTATAATGTTCTTTTCCATGTCAGCCTTCTGTAATATAATTGAACCACTTGTCCCGTGAAGTCTCGATCCTGGTTTATAATGTCATATTTCATCTATTCTAAGATGTACATTTTATCATACTTTATTAACTGTAAAATCAGGAGTGTATTAGAATAGATGACATCTTACAGTTATAATTTAcagcatttgtttctttatttgcacATAAAATAATGGTTTGCCCTGTAAGCAATGAAAAAGTAATTCTCTGTGTATTTCGAGTTTATTGTAAAATGAACTTATTTTTtccaaactaatttttttctaaactatgatattaaatataaataatcatttttaccTCTCCTTGCTGAAGAGGCTTTAATGTATGTTATATAAAGTTTTGAGTAAAACCCCAACTCCCTATCACGGTCCATAAGGCCTGTGCTGATCTGGCTAATTTGCCTCCCTGATCTCACCGTGGCAATGTGGAAACTCTCACCCTCGCTCCTGCCTTGCTGTTCTTCAAACACAGGTACCTtttgcctcagggcctttacGCTTGTTCTGTCCACAGGAATGCTCTCCTCTAGGTTCCTTCACTCTTCAGCTCTTCAAATAGGGACTTCTTTtcagtctcagctcaaatgttaaTCATCAGAGAGACTTTCCTGGCACTCTGTCTAAAGTAACTCCCTGTCACATGGTCCTGTTTAACTTCCTTCAGGGCACTTAGGACAACAGAAAAGATCTTGCTTATTTGCCTTCTTGTTCTTCTCACTCACACCCAGAATATAAGCTGGATGAGAGAGAGCATGACTTGTTGACTGGGGTCCCCAGAGTAGGATGGTATGTGCCTAGCATGTAGTAATCACTCACTAAACATTGGTTGAATAAACATTTAACATATAGCtgaatttagtttttattcttcattttgttCCACTgagttacatttttctttgtgcaTTAGTTTCAcgctgttttatttattgttgtattaATATAGGTTCACATACCTAGTAAGGCCAGTTATACCTCTTGGGTGCAGTTCTTTTCCAATATATTCTCTGATATTTATGGCCATTTGTTCATCTATATGTATATTCCTGAATAATTGTAAAGGTCCCAAAAGTCCCTGTTGGATTTATAATTAGAAGTGAGTTAAAAGTAGCATTTcctcaatttattcatttcttctttcaaatcttaacattaaaattttattgtttttattcacAAAAGGTCCTGATATGGTTATTCTGAATTTTTAGGATAGTAAGGATATTGAGCTTTTATTCATTgttatattcacaaatatttctttaccATTACATAcccttcatttaattcttaatttgttaatttatacTGTTCATTATTTGCATTTCAGTATAGTTGAAACTATCCCCTTTATGATTATCTCCTCTACTTCTTCATTAGTCTTAAGTATATCTTCCTGTCACTAAAccatttgtttccaattttaaaaatgtatacaaatcagaTTTATGATGATATATGCTGAAATATGGAACTGAGTTACTTTTTATCCATATCATTATCCAGTTTCTCCAATAATAGTTGTAAATTATCCAATCTCCCATTATTTTGCTATTCCAAGTTTAACTTAAATTTCTGTATAAATTTaagcttatttctggaattttaaatatttagctttgggttttaaaaataacacaagtaGTACATGAATACGTTCTTGCTGTAAAAGATTCAAACAGTAAGTTTATTAAGTAGAATAGGAAAGTCCTCCCCCGTAGCATTCATCCGTTCTGTCTCATAGACCACTTCTCTTTATAGACGTAACCACTAGTAAGTCTTCtaatgggtgtatacacacacgtcatatatatcacttaattttttaaatagagagtAATCACACTACATACATGGTTCTACAATTTGCTTTTTTATCACTTAATAAGTCTTGGAGCCTTTTCCACgtttatacattctttttaatggtgCATGATTTTCCATAATATGGATATATCATCACCTTTGATTCAATATCCATCCTACTTGTGGGCATCTGTAATAGGTTTTACCCAATTTCTTGCTGTTGCAAATGATACTGCAATAACATCCTTTCACGTACATCTATATGCacaaatgttaatttccttaGGATAGACTCCTAAAATTGGAATTGCTGCTTTAATAagtgtgtgtgctttttaaattGATAGATTTTGCCGAATTGCCTCCCAAAAAAGGCTTTGGCTTTGATAATCCTACCAGTGGAGTATAAGAATGTGCCTATTTCCCCATGACCTCACTGACTTCTCATGTTTGTCAATTTGATgggtaaaaaaaatagaaattcatcGTTTTCTCTAGAGCTTCCCTGAATATTAATGAGGctacatatatttttgtgtttactgGCCATTGGTAGTTGGAAATGTCTAACTACAGCATTTGTCCACTTGTCTAATGGCTCATTTGTTTTAATCATTTGTTAGTGTTGAGTTTTTTCCCAACTTTATAGGTATTAATCCTTTTTTTGTaatgtttattgaaatattttctcctcgtCCATTGGTTTCTTAACTTTACATCTGCTGATCTTTTTCCTTATAGCTCCCAAGGTATATAAATGttctccatagttttgccattgcttttctgtctgtctgtgtgaGAAACCCATTTTTATTGTCATCACCACCCAGCTTATTTGTGCTGGATTATGTACCAAATGGCCAAATCTTCTAAAGAACATCTACGTAATGTTTCTTTCATGTTTCAAGAGATGAAAGTAACTGTATAAAGTTAAATACAAAAGTACACAAggtaacagaaacaaaaaatccaCATGAGATTTTATCCTTCCTGCAGTTTTTATATGTTTGCAAAGTAGAATTCATGAgctaaaaaatattatctttctgtAGTCCTTTGAAGTTTAATGGAAGTCAGTTTAATGTGATTACAACACTAACCCCTGTATCACTGTAtggaaaaatcttatttttccatAAGTTAAAAAGttaggccagatgcagtggctcacacctgtaatcctagcactctgagaagccaaGGCGGGATGAttacttgagttcaggagtttaagaccagcctgagcaagagcaagaccccctctctactaaaaatacaaaaattagccgggtgtcctgccaagtgcctgtagtcccagctactcaggaggccaaggcaggagaattgcttgagcccaggagtttgaggttgcagtgagctatgacgatgccactgcactctacccagggcgatagagtgagactctgtctcagaaaaataaaaattaattcattaaagtCAAGGCAAATGAATATAGAgttttacaagttttttttttttttttttttttttttttgagacagagtctcactctgttgcccaggctagagtgagtgccgtggcgtcagcctagctcacagcaacctcaaactcctgagctcaagcgatcctcctgtctcagcctcccgagtagctaggactacaggcatgcgccaccatgcccggctaatttttttgtatatatatttttagctgtccatataatttctttctatttttagtagacgtggggtctcgctcttgctcaggctggtctcgaactcctgagctcaaacgatccgcccacctcggcctcccagagtgctaggattacaggcgtgagccaccacgcccggccgagttTTACAAGTTTTACgagatgaaaagagttatggacatggatggtggtgatggttgcacaacattatgagtGTATTGAATTCCACTGAATCatgcacttaaaaatagttaagatggtaaatcttacattatatgaattttactataataaaaaaattgagaggGAAAAAGTCAGTGCAACACTCAAACAAGCTAAACACTTAGCTGTTTGGTGAACAAGGACCTGACATTGGAACAAGGACCTGACATTGGAACAAGAAATCTGTAAGGTCCCAAACTTCAAAAGTATGATCTTTTTAAAACTGCATCCATTTCTCACATTGAAGATGTAAACCCCAATCCTACTCCTCTTTGTGTGTGGGTTTGTGGTCTTGCCATTTCATACTGAGCATCTAGATTTCTAAA contains these protein-coding regions:
- the AP3S2 gene encoding AP-3 complex subunit sigma-2 isoform X3, whose amino-acid sequence is MIQAILVFNNHGKPRLVRFYQHFPEEIQQQIVRETFHLVLKRDDNICNFLEGGSLIGGSDYKLIYRHYATLYFVFCVDSSESELGILDLIQGGLSAAPARAVSAVKNINLPEIPRNINIGDLNIKVPNLSQFV